The genomic DNA CCGCCTATCTGCGCACCGACTACCGGTCGATCACCCCGATCGGGGCGGAACTCGACGTGCACGGCTGGTTCGTGAGCGAGGAGGGCCGCAAGCGCGTCCTCCGGGCCGAGATCCGTCACGACGGGGTGCTCTGCGCGGAGGCGGAGGGGCTGTTCATCGTCCTCAAGCCCGGTCAGCCTTGACCGGGAACCAAAAGGTAATGAACACTTCTTAGAAAGTGAGGAGCGGGGATGGCGGTCATGCCGATCGAGTGGGGAAAGGTGCGGGAGTACGCCACCGCGACGGCGGCGGCCCGTGCCGCCTACCTCGACGACCCGAACGCCCCGATCCCGCCGACCTTCCTGGCCACGGTGGTCCACTGGAGCACCATCGGCGAGACGGTCCGCGCGCCCGAGGTCGCCGAGGCGTGCGCGACGGTCGGGATCGAACCGGACGTACGGAATCTGCTCTCACTGGAGCAGGAGTACGTCTTCCACGGCCCGGTGCCACGGGCGGGGGAAACGCTGCACAACTCCGAGCGCCTCCAGGACGTCCGGATCAAACAGGGCCGGCGGGGACCGATGGTGATGGTCCGTTTCCTGGTGTCCTTCCACGACACCGAGGGACTCCTGCGCGCCGAGTGCCGGTACACGTCCGCCTATGTGCGCAAGGAGGCGTCGTGAGCGGCCTCGTACCGGGTGCCCGGCTTCCGGAGCGCGTGTTCGGGCCCGTCACGATGACCGACATCGTGCGCTACCAGGGCGCGAGCGGCGATCTCAACCCGATGCACCACGACGACGAACTCGCGCGCACGGCCGGGTATCCCGCGGCCTTCAGTGTGGGGATGCTCGGCGCGGGCTGGCTCGCCGCGTACTGCACCGACCACTTCGGCGAGGAGAGCGTGCGGCGCTTCCGCACCCGCTTCACGCGGGTGGTGTACCGAGGCGACCGGCTGATCGCGTCGGCCGAGGTCGTACGGCTCTTCGAGCAGGGTGAGGAGCGGCGGGTGGAGCTCGCGGTCCGGTTGCGCAAGGACGACGGCGCGCTCGTGGTCGACGGTTCCGCCGAGTTCGCGCTGACGTGATGGGCCCTCGGTGCCGAGAAGGGACAACGTATGGAGTCTGACGGTGAGTTGCGGACCGGGACGAGCGAACGCCCGGACCTGCCCGTCGCGTTGGTGATCGGCGGGGGCGGTATCGGGATGTCGGCGGCACGCAGGCTGGGCCGGTCCCACCGGCTCGTGCTGGCGAGCCTGTCGGCCGGCAAGAACCCGGCACGCGAGGCCGCCTTGCGCGAGGACGGGATCGACGCGGTGGTGACACGGTGCGACATCACGGAACCCGACTCGGTCGCGGAACTCGGTCAACTGGTCGCGTCACGGGGCCGGTTGCGCACGGTCGCACACGTGGCGGCACTGTCCCCGTCGATGGGTGACTGGCGCACCCTGCTGAAGGTGAACCTCGTCGGGGCGACACTCGTCGAGCGGATGGGTCTTGAACAGGCCGTGCCGGGCACGGCCGCGGTGTTCGTGTCCTCCTCCGCCGGACACCTCGCCGAACCGCCCACTCCGGAGGTCACCGCCGTACTCGACGACCCGCTCGTACCGGACTTCGTCGAGTGCCTGGAGCAACTGGTGCCGGAGCGGACCTCGCTCCAGGCCTACCGGCTCACCAAGTTCGCGCTGCTCCGCATGTGCAGGAAGCGTGCGGCGGTGTGGGGGACGAAGGGGGCCCGCATCGTCTCGATGTCGCCGGGCCCGATCGCCACCCCGATGGGTGCGCTGGAGTTCGAAGGCCCGCACCGTGAAGTCAAGTTGGCCATGCTGCGCCGGTCGCCGCTCGGCCGCGAGGGCACGATGACCGAGACCGCCGACGCCATCGAGTTCCTCGCGTCCGACCGGGCCTCGTACATCACCGGAACCGACCTGCTGGTCGACGGCGGCATCCTCGCGACGACCCGGTTCAACTGAACGTGCCGTGGAGCGGCACCGTCCAAGGGAGACGAGCATGCCCGACCGGATCGACCAGGACGACGACCTCGGCGAAGGCCCCCTCCACGGCCTCGTCGTCGTCGATCTCTCGACGACTCTGCCCGGCGCTCAGGCCACGCAGTTCCTCGCGGACGCGGGAGCGGACGTCATTCTCGTCGAGCCGCGCGAGGGAAACCGGCTCCGCGCGAACCCCGGCTGGCCCGGCCTGCTGCGCGGAAAGCGCAGCATCACCCTCGACCTCCACGACGACACCGATCGCGCGACGCTGGACGGCCTGCTCGCGAGGGCGGACGTCGCCGTCACCACGCTGCGCCCGGCCGCCGCGGCTCGACTCGGCTTCACCGCCGAGGAGTTGGCGGCCCGGTACCCGCGCCTGGTCGCGGCACTGATCACCGGCTGGGGAACCCACGGACCGTGGGCCGACCGCAAGGGCTACGAGGCGCTGATCCTGGCCAAGAGCGGCGTCCTGCACTCGAAGCACCAGCTCACCACCGGCCCGGACCCGGCCCATGTCACCACTCCCTACGCGTCGTTCGCCGCCGCGCAGGCAGCCGTCCACGGCATCCTCGCGGCACTGCTCGAACGCGAGGAGAGCGGCCTGGGCCAGCTCGTGGAATCCGATCTGGTGACCGCCGTCGGTGCGTACGACCCGTACAACTGGTTCTACGAGCTGGTCCTGGACCGCTTCCCGGACGCGTTCCAGCCGATGGGCGCCGCCTTCGACCAACAGGGCCGACCGCAGACCAAGTTGCTGTACGCGCTGCTCATCGCCGCGACGGCGGACGGCACTTGGCTGCAGTTCGCGCAGACGGCGCCACGGCTCATGAGGGCCTGGCTGGACGAACTGGACCTGAGCGCCGAGTTGGCCGATCCCCGGTGGGAC from Streptomyces sp. NBC_01478 includes the following:
- a CDS encoding FAS1-like dehydratase domain-containing protein; the protein is MAVMPIEWGKVREYATATAAARAAYLDDPNAPIPPTFLATVVHWSTIGETVRAPEVAEACATVGIEPDVRNLLSLEQEYVFHGPVPRAGETLHNSERLQDVRIKQGRRGPMVMVRFLVSFHDTEGLLRAECRYTSAYVRKEAS
- a CDS encoding MaoC/PaaZ C-terminal domain-containing protein, producing the protein MSGLVPGARLPERVFGPVTMTDIVRYQGASGDLNPMHHDDELARTAGYPAAFSVGMLGAGWLAAYCTDHFGEESVRRFRTRFTRVVYRGDRLIASAEVVRLFEQGEERRVELAVRLRKDDGALVVDGSAEFALT
- a CDS encoding SDR family oxidoreductase, with product MESDGELRTGTSERPDLPVALVIGGGGIGMSAARRLGRSHRLVLASLSAGKNPAREAALREDGIDAVVTRCDITEPDSVAELGQLVASRGRLRTVAHVAALSPSMGDWRTLLKVNLVGATLVERMGLEQAVPGTAAVFVSSSAGHLAEPPTPEVTAVLDDPLVPDFVECLEQLVPERTSLQAYRLTKFALLRMCRKRAAVWGTKGARIVSMSPGPIATPMGALEFEGPHREVKLAMLRRSPLGREGTMTETADAIEFLASDRASYITGTDLLVDGGILATTRFN